The DNA segment AGGCTAAAAATCCAACTTTCCCTCAAAGTAAAAGCTAACGCTGAAGAGCTAAAAGCTATAAAGGAAAAGTTATACCAGCTTGACTACCAAGAAGAACTTGAAAAGAAAAATTACCAAACGACCCTCTCAAAGGCGAAAAGTAGGTTGAAATCTCTTCAGAAATCCTTAGAAGAGGCTGAGGCAAACCTTACTTACTGGAAAAAACAGTTTGAAAGGTATAAAAGACTTTACGAAAAAAGGGTTATATCTTTGGAACAACTTGAAAAAGTGGGGCTTAGCTATAAACATGCTGTCTCTCTTTTTGAAGCTGCAAACTCCCAACTTGAAGCTGCAAAAGAAGACATTAAAGCTGCTGAAAGTCTGAAAAATAGAGTAGAAATTGTTAAAAGTCAAAAAGAAGAGCTAAGAAGAAAAATTGAAGCCCTAAAGAAACAACTTTTAATTTCAAAAGCAGATCTAAAGAGGATTGAGGAATTAAAAATTTCTATAAAACAGCTTGAAAAGGAAATAGCTTCCCTAAAGCATCAACTCGAGAAGGCAAAAGTTCTCCTTTCTTACACCCTTGTCAAATCACCGATAGATGGAGTTATTGCCAAGAAATGGAAAGAGGAAGGAGATTTTATATCTCCGGGACTTCCCGTTTATTCCATTTACGATCCGAAAACCTTCTACGTTTTAGCTTGGATAGAAGAGGATAAACTGAGAGATTTCAAGGTAGGTAGCTACGT comes from the Desulfurobacteriaceae bacterium genome and includes:
- a CDS encoding HlyD family secretion protein — translated: MKKIFSTVAFLLIGLVTLWLFYYFYLRHVYVITDNAFQDTQMVSVSTQSVSGKLVKLFKDEYQKVKKGEPLFKIDDAIYRKEVGVLEEKLKALKSKKEELQNKLKRLKIQLSLKVKANAEELKAIKEKLYQLDYQEELEKKNYQTTLSKAKSRLKSLQKSLEEAEANLTYWKKQFERYKRLYEKRVISLEQLEKVGLSYKHAVSLFEAANSQLEAAKEDIKAAESLKNRVEIVKSQKEELRRKIEALKKQLLISKADLKRIEELKISIKQLEKEIASLKHQLEKAKVLLSYTLVKSPIDGVIAKKWKEEGDFISPGLPVYSIYDPKTFYVLAWIEEDKLRDFKVGSYVKAKLEACGKEFEGKVSSIGSSAGSVFSLIPKDTSSGEYTKVVQRVPVKIKLESVPLNCIKPGTNVLVYIKKE